The Crocosphaera subtropica ATCC 51142 genome includes a window with the following:
- a CDS encoding PstS family phosphate ABC transporter substrate-binding protein, with translation MNVKVNGWLFAGAFALGLLLVNLSNIPVNSQGRAVIKIDGSSTVYPITEAVAEEFQNKKRGAVQVTVGISGTGGGFKKFCSDNEAVKTDISNASRPIKDSEKKMCADAGVKYMEIPVAYDAITVVVSKDNPLTDITTAELKKMWEPAATNKITKWNQVNSSWPDVPLKLYGPGADSGTFDYFTDEVIGNSGDSRTDYTPSEDDNVLVQGVANDKQALAYFGYTYYEENKNKLKALKIDGVAPSSQTVSDGTYTPLSRPIFIYVNLDAVKSNSAVKEFVEYYLDSAPKLVKEVRSIPRTDYQAHKQKLAQAIR, from the coding sequence ATGAACGTTAAGGTAAATGGTTGGCTTTTTGCTGGTGCATTTGCATTAGGCTTACTCTTAGTTAACCTGAGTAATATTCCTGTTAACTCTCAAGGTCGTGCTGTCATCAAAATTGATGGTTCTAGTACGGTTTATCCCATTACTGAAGCTGTGGCCGAGGAGTTTCAGAATAAAAAACGAGGTGCGGTTCAAGTAACCGTTGGTATTTCTGGGACTGGTGGCGGTTTTAAAAAGTTCTGTTCTGATAATGAAGCAGTCAAAACAGACATTTCTAATGCTTCTCGACCCATTAAAGATAGCGAGAAGAAAATGTGTGCAGATGCAGGGGTTAAATATATGGAAATTCCTGTTGCTTACGATGCCATTACTGTTGTTGTTAGTAAAGATAATCCTTTAACGGATATTACAACAGCAGAACTTAAAAAGATGTGGGAACCAGCTGCTACTAATAAAATTACTAAATGGAATCAAGTCAATTCTAGCTGGCCTGATGTTCCCTTAAAGCTTTATGGCCCCGGTGCAGACTCAGGAACCTTCGATTATTTTACCGATGAAGTTATCGGTAACTCAGGGGATAGTCGCACCGATTATACTCCCAGTGAAGATGATAATGTATTGGTTCAAGGGGTGGCTAATGATAAACAAGCATTAGCTTACTTTGGCTATACTTACTACGAAGAAAATAAAAATAAGCTCAAAGCTTTAAAAATTGATGGGGTTGCTCCTTCTTCGCAAACCGTAAGTGATGGAACTTACACACCTTTGTCCCGTCCTATCTTTATCTATGTCAATCTTGATGCAGTAAAAAGTAACTCGGCTGTTAAAGAATTTGTAGAATACTATTTAGATAGCGCACCTAAATTAGTCAAAGAAGTTCGTTCTATTCCTCGCACCGATTATCAAGCACACAAGCAAAAATTAGCTCAAGCCATTCGCTAA
- a CDS encoding ExbD/TolR family protein, translated as MRFNNHNNHQSIPSINLIPMLNVMMSVLAFFVLVSMNLTTSPQGVKVELPSNEETTETPMDTETENLIITLKSDNSFTINEYEQRIETLEQLKIIVQDYLIKQKTGTVLLMADKTVAYKNVIDILIQLKQLGEDRVSLAITAENEQ; from the coding sequence ATGCGGTTTAACAATCATAATAATCATCAATCTATCCCTAGTATTAATTTAATACCGATGCTTAATGTAATGATGTCGGTGTTAGCATTTTTTGTGTTGGTTTCGATGAACTTAACCACCAGTCCCCAAGGAGTCAAAGTTGAATTACCTAGTAATGAAGAAACAACAGAAACGCCAATGGATACAGAAACTGAGAACTTAATCATTACTCTAAAATCGGATAATAGTTTTACTATTAATGAATATGAGCAAAGAATAGAAACACTAGAACAATTAAAAATAATAGTGCAAGACTATTTGATAAAGCAAAAAACAGGGACAGTTTTATTAATGGCAGATAAAACTGTTGCTTATAAAAACGTTATAGACATTTTGATTCAATTAAAACAATTAGGAGAAGATAGAGTTTCTTTAGCAATTACAGCAGAAAATGAACAATAA
- a CDS encoding ExbD/TolR family protein produces MRFKQQRSSSVPEVNLVPMIDVLMSVLLFFIITSMTLTSQILGNINIPGIENNNNTETQDTNQPTLIIGIDKDKNLFIGEEIVTEEEMLQNVSIFLDENSSGEVIIKADQELSYQDISGLLNKLSDVSEKQVFLAIDKDS; encoded by the coding sequence ATGAGATTTAAACAACAACGATCTTCTTCGGTTCCTGAAGTTAATTTAGTACCAATGATTGATGTTTTAATGTCAGTGTTACTCTTTTTTATCATTACTTCTATGACATTGACTAGCCAAATCTTAGGTAATATTAATATTCCTGGGATAGAAAATAATAACAACACCGAGACACAAGATACTAATCAACCTACCTTAATTATTGGAATAGACAAAGATAAAAATTTGTTTATTGGTGAGGAAATAGTTACGGAAGAAGAGATGCTGCAAAATGTCTCTATTTTCTTAGATGAAAATTCGTCAGGAGAAGTCATTATAAAAGCAGATCAAGAATTATCCTATCAAGATATTTCAGGGTTGTTAAATAAACTGAGTGACGTTAGTGAAAAACAAGTTTTTCTAGCTATTGATAAAGACAGTTAA